The following nucleotide sequence is from uncultured Roseateles sp..
TTCCTTGAAGCGCCCCTCGGCGATGGCCGCAGCGGCGCGGCGATGCGACTCGACGGCCAGCGCGTCCTGCTCCTCGCGGGTGATGCCCCATTTGGTGACCAGGTTCTCGGCCGTGATGCCCATATGGCCGACGCCGAACGGGTCGGTCAGGGTAGCCACCATCATGTCGATCAGCTTGGTGTCGCCCATGCGGGCGCCGGTGCGCATCGCCGCCGACAGATAGCCGCTGCGGCTCATCACCTCGACGCCGCCGCCGACGCCATAGTCGCAGTCGCCGAGCAGGATGTTCTGTGCCGTCGTGACGATGGCCTGCAGGCCCGAGGAGCACAGGCGGTTGACCGACATCGCCACCGAATCCATCGGCAGGCCGGCCTGTATCGAGGCCACGCGGGCCACATAGGCAAAGCGGCTCTCGGTCGGGATGGTGTTGCCCACCGTGACGTAGTTGATCGCCTTGGGGTCGACGCCGGAGCGCTGCACCGCCTCCTTCATCACCGTGCCGGCCAGTTCCGCCGGCTCGATGTCGGCCAGGCCGCCGCCGAAAGTGCCTATCGCCGAACGGGCTGCGCCCAACACCACCACATCACGCTTGCTCATGCTCTGTCTCCTAGGGGTTTGATAGATACCTGCCGGAGTTGACGCCTCGGTTCTGGCATTCAGCTTACGTCCGGCCACGCTCAGCTGCCTTGTCCAGTGTAAATGTTGCAGTGCACAATAGGCCTATTGCAGCTGCCGGTATCACCATGCGACGCGTCGTTTTCAACCAGAAGGGCGGGGTGGGCAAATCCACCATCACCTCCAACCTGGCGGCGATTGCCGCTTTCCAGGGGCAGCGCACGCTGGTGGTCGATCTGGACCCGCAGGGCAACAGCACCCGCTACCTGCTGGGCGACGCCGCCGACGAGCTCCAGCCCGGTGCGGCCGAGTTCCTGGAGACGACGCTGAAGTTCAGCGTCCGGGCGCCCAAGACCAGCGACTTCATCGTCGCCACTCCCTGGGAGAACCTGCACCTGATGGGCTCAAGCCCCCTGCTCGACGAGCTGCACGGCAAGCTGGAGAGCCGCTACAAGATCTACAAGCTGCGCGACGCGCTGGTCGAGCTGGCCGAGGACTACGACCAGATCTGGATAGACACCCCGCCGGCGCTGAATTTCTACACCCGCTCGGCCCTGATCGCAGCCGAGACCTGTCTGATCCCGTTCGACTGCGACGATTTCTCGCGCCGTGCCCTCTACAGCCTGCTGGAGAGCGTGACCGAGATCCAGGCCGACCACAACAAGGAACTGACGGTGGAGGGCATCGTCGTCAACCAGTTCCAGCCAAGGGCCGTGTTGCCGCAGCGCACCGTGCAGGAGTTGATCGACGAAGGCCTGCCGGTGCTGCAGCCGTACCTGAGCTCCAGCGTGAAGATGAAGGAGTCGCACGAGCTGTCGCGGCCCATGATCCACCTGGACCCGCGCCACAAGCTGACGCAGCAGTTCGTCGAGTTGTACGAGTCGCTGGGCTAGCCAGCAGCGTTGGTCGCCGATAGCCGGGGTATAGGATGGCTGCATGAATGCAGCCCTTGTCTCGCTGGCCCTGCTCGCGACGCTTGTCCTCGGCGGAGCCGGTGCCGAGGCACAGGGCTTGCCGGTGCAGGTCTATGCCGACACCTTCCCGCCGCTGCAATACCCGCACTATCCCCAGGGCCCCCAGGGCAAGGCCGAGGCGGCCGGCTATGTGCAGCAGTTTGTCTGGGAGGTCCTGGGCAAGGTCGACAAGGAGCTGCCGCTGCGTGTCACGCCGCTGCAGTTCGTGCCGCTCAAGCGTGCGCTGCAGACGGCCCGGCAGGAACCCAATGCGCTGGTGCTGAGCGTGGCGCGCACGCCCGAGCGCGAGGCGGACTTTATCTGGCTGAGCGAGGTCTCGCCCTACCGCTTGTGGCTGTACCGGGCCAGCGGCACCGTGCTGCCGCCGCTGCACACGGTGGCCGATCTGAAGGGCCGCGGCCTGCGCTTTGGCGTGCAAAGCGGGGCCAACTTCCATGAATGGTTGCGTGCGCAGGGCATAGGCCAGCCGCCCGACAACAGCGTGATCGAGCCGGTGACCCAGAACCAGCGCAATTTCCGCATGGCGCTGGCGAACCGCATCGATCTGTTCGCGCACCCGGAGCTGAGCCTCGAATACCGTCTGCGCGAGAACCAGCTGAACCCGCAGGACTTTGTGCCGGTGATGCCGGTGGAGGAGCTCAGCCTGCCGCTGTGGCTGGTGATCAGCAGGGGCAGTGACGCGGGCCTGGTGCGCGCGCTGCAAAGGCAGCTGGAACTGATGAAGGTTGCCGGCCGGCTGGAGGCCCTGCGTCGGCAGTACCTGCTCGCGTTCCGGGCGGCGGCGGTGCCGCCGGGCCCGGCCTCAGAGCCCGCCCGCTAGGGCCGCCGTCAAGCCGGTGACGCGACCGTGCGGCCCGACAGCCGCTGCAGCGCCGGCACATCGTGCACGCGGATGCGATAGCGGTCGATCTCCACCGCGCCGATCTCGCGCAACTGGCGCAGGGTGCGCGAGAAGGTTTCCGGCGAGGTGCCCAGCTGGGAGGCAATGAAACGTTTGTGCTGCTGCAGCACCAGCTCGTGCGGCACCTCGCTGGCCTCCAGCGAGTCGAGCAGCCAGCCCGCGCAGCGCGCCATCACGTCCTTGGCCAGCAGGTCATGCACTTCGTGACCGAGCCGGCGCACGGTCGCGGCCATGGCGCCCAGCAGCCAGCGCGACACCTCCGGATGGGCGGCGGCCACGGCGGCCAGTGGTTCGACCGGAAACTCATGCACCCAGACCGCAGTCTGGGCCAGCGCCGTTTCCAGATACGGGCCGTCGAGCCAGGCGCTGCTGAGGTCTATCCAGCCATGGGCCTCGACCGTGTGCGTCTGCCACCAGTGGCCTTGCGAATCGTGGTTGCCGACGCAGACCGTGCCCTGGGTCAGCAGCCACAGCGCATGGGCCGGCTGGCCGCGCTGCAGCACGCAGGCCTTGGCCGGCACCGCATGGGCATGGCCCAGCTGGGCCAGCGCCAGCAGCGCGGCTTCGCTCAGCGCCTGGGCACCACTGGCCTGGCGCAGCGCGGCATACAGGCCGTCGTGCACCGGCAGCGGCGGCGACGTTGCGGCGAGTGCGGCGCCGATGGAGGTCATTCCTGAGGCAAAGCCAAACGGGCGGGGAGCGATGTCCATGGCGGGCTCGATGAATGCAGGTGCAGCCACTGTGGCGTGGCCGATTGGCTAAAGTCTTGCGTCAACGCAAAAGGGCCGTGATTGGCGGTTTGAGCGGCGTCAACAAGGGCGCCGGGCGGCCTGTTCGCATGACCCCATCCTCCCGCAGGGGCGGGCGGCGGCGGGCTTGCGGGGCGGCGTATTTCCATGTTGGGGGGCTCCAGGCGGCTACTCCCAATGATGGGCAGGCAGCCGACTGCACCACTTGACCTGGGTCAAGATCGCTGCGCGCGCCGGCCTCCACTTATCATCGGCAAACCCGCAACACCCAGACGCACAAGGCCTCTCACGCATGGAAGACCTGCCCCCCGAGGCAATGCAACAGGTGGCAGCCTATTTCCAGGCGCTGTCCGAGCCGACCCGCCTGCAGATCCTGAATCTGCTGCGCAGCGGCGAGCGCAAGGTCGGCGAGCTGGCCACGGCCTGCGGCTACACGGCGGCCAATGTGTCGCGCCACCTGGCCCATCTGCAGCAGCAGGGCCTGGTGGAGCGCGAGAGCCGCGGCACCTCGGTCTACTACCGGATTGCCGACCCCGCGGTGTTTGCGCTGTGCGACCTGGTCTGCGGCAATATCGCCCGCAAGCACGAGCGCAATGCCGGCGAGCGCCAGTTGTTCTCGCGCACCGCCAAGACCGGGCCGCTCAGCAAGCCTTGAACTGAGGGCTGCGCTTTTCGGTCCAGGCGCGCACGCCTTCGGCCAGATCCTGCGAAGCCAGTGAGCGGGCGATATCTGCCCGCAGCGCCTCGGCGTTGAGCCTGCCGCGGGCGATGGCATTGAGGTGCTGCTTCATGCCCAGCAGGGCCAGTGGCGCCATGGCCAGCAACTGCGCGACCAGCGCCTCGACCGCAGTGCCCAGCGCCTCGGGCGTGTCGTGCAACTGGTCCAGAAAGCCGCCCTCCAGCATCTGCTGCGAGTGCAGCGTCTCGCCGGCCAGCAGCACGCGCTTGGCCAGGCCCAGGCCCAGCCGGGTGACATAGCGCTCCAGCCCGCCGCGGTAGAAGTGCAGGCCCAGCCGCGCGGCCGGCACGAACATCTCGGTGCTGCGCGCACCCAGGCGAAAGTCGCAGGCCAGGGCGAGGTCGGTGGCGCCGCCGTAGATCCCGCCGTGGATCTCGGCCACCGTGATCGGCCGGGCTGCCTCCAGATCGTCGGCCAGCGCCTCGAACAGCGCGCCGGCATCCACTCCGGGCACGCTGCCGATATTGAAGCCGGCACAGAAGTGCTTGCCGGCGCCACGCAGGCGCAGCACGCGCACCTCGGGGCTGGCATTGACCCTGGCAATGTGCTCGCGCAGCAGCGCGATGTCCGCGATCTCCAGCCGGTTGGCGACACGGGGGCGGCGCAGCAGCAGGGTGGCAACGGGGCCGGACAGGCTCAATTCGGGGGCGAGGGCAGGCATGCCCGAAGTCTATCCACCTCGGGGCGCCGGCATTGCCGGCGCGGCGACAGCCTGCTTCGAGCGGGGGACGTCAAGGGGGTGCGGCGAAATCGAGACAGATTGATTCGACCGCTCGGTCGGATTTGCTGCCTATGGTTTAGAGTCCCGTGCGGCCCCGCATTCGGACGGGGTCTGAGGTATGCCCTGTATGGATCTGTCAATCGCAAGCATCCTGATGCTCGATGGCGTCACCAATGGCGCGATCTACGCCTTGCTGGCGCTGGCCACGGTGCTGGTGTTCGCCGTCACCCGGGTGATCTTCATCCCTCAGGGCGAGTTCGTCGCCTTCGGCGCGCTGACGCTGGGCATGCTGCAGCTGGGCCAGACGCCCGGCACGATCTGGTTTCTGCTCCTGATGGCGGTGCTGGTCGCCGTGCTGGACCTGGTGGCCGGCCTGCGCCAGGGCCGGCCTTTGGCCCGCGTGCTGGGTTCGGTGTTGAAGGCGGCGGCCTTTCCCGTCCTGGTGGCGCTGTTCGCGCTGTGGGCCGCGCCGCAGAAGTTTCCGCTGCTGGTGCAGGCCGGCCTGACCCTGGCCCTGGTCACCCCGATGGGCCCGCTGCTCTATCGCCTGGCCTACCAGCCGGTGGCCGATGCAACGGTGCTGGTGCTGCTGATCGTCTCGGTCGGCGTGCACTTCGCGCTGACCGGCCTGGGCCTGGCCTTCTTCGGCGCCGAGGGCTTTCGCACGCCGGCTTTCTGGGATGCCAGCTTTGCCGCCGGGCCGCTGATGCTGTCGGGCCAGACGCTGATCATCTTCGCCGCCTCGATCGCGCTGATCATCTCGCTGTGGCTGTTCTTCGAGCGCTCGCTGTACGGCAAGGCCCTGCGCGCCACCGCGGTGAACCGGCTGGGCGCGCGGCTGATGGGCATCTCGAGCACCACCGCCGGCCGACTGACCTTCACGATGGCGGCCTTCATGGGCGCGCTGTCGGGTCTGCTGATCGCGCCGACGACGACGATCTTCTATGACAGCGGCTTCCTGATCGGCCTGAAGGGCTTCGTCGCGGCCGTCTTTGCCGGCCTGGCCAGCTACCCCGGCGCGGCGCTGGGCGCCATCCTGGTGGGCCTGCTGGAGTCGTTCAGCTCCTTCTATGCCAGCTCCTACAAGGAAGTGATTGTGTTCACCTTCATCCTGCCGGTGCTGTTGTGGCGGTCCCTGCGCGACCCGCACAGCGAGGAGGAGTGATCATGCTGAGCACACGCAAGATCTTCCCCCTCGCCACGCTGGCCCTGCTGGCCCTGCTGCCCCAGCTGCCGGTGCCCGAGTTCTGGATCACCCAGCTCAACTACATCGGCCTCTACGCAATGGTCTCGCTGGGCCTGGTGCTGCTGACCGGCATCGGTGGTTTGACCTCCTTCGGCCAGGCGGCCTTCGTCGGCGTGGGCGCCTACACGACGGCGGTGCTGAGCACGCGCTTCGGCATCTCGCCCTGGGTGGCGCTGGGTGTCGGCATCGTGCTGACGGTGGCTGTGGCCCTGGTGCTGGCCTGGCTGACCCTGCGCATGTCCGGCCACTACCTGCCGCTGGCCACGATTGCCTGGGGCCTGAGCCTGAACTACCTGATGGGCAATATGGAGTTCCTGGGCAAGTACGACGGCATCCAGGGCATACCGGCGCTGGAGATCTTCGGCATCAGCCTGAACGCCGGGCGCAGCATCTACTACCTGATCTGGGCCTTTGCGGTACTGGCGGCGGTGGGCGTCAGCCATCTGCTCGATTCGCGCCCCGGCCGGGCGATACGCGCCCTCAATGGCGGCGTGACGATGGCCGAGGCCATGGGCGTGTCGACCTTCCGCTACAAGGTGGTGATTTTCGTGCTGGCGGCCATTCTGGCGGCCGTCTCGGGCTGGCTCTACGCCCATTTCCAGCGCAGCGTGAACCCCTCGCCTTTCGGCATCAAGCTGGGCATCGAGTACCTGTTCATGGCCGTGATCGGCGGCGTCGGCGGGGTCTGGGGCGCCTTCACGGGTGCTGCGGTGGTGAAGATCGTCGAGGACCAGCTGCAGACGATCCTGCCCAAGCTGATGGGCGCCAGCGGCAATTTCGAGATCATCGTCTTTGGTGTGGCCCTGGTGCTGGTGCTGCAGTACGCGCCCAAGGGTCTTTGGCCGGCGATTGCCCGCTGGTTCCCGGCCGGCCCGCGCCCGCGCGACTGGGGCGATGCGCCGCCGCTGGAGTCGCGCAGCAAGCCGGCCCATGGCGAGCTGCTGCTCGACGTCAACAAGGTGCGCAAGGAGTTCGGCGGCCTGGTGGCGGTCAACGACGTCAGCTTCCAGATCCGTGCCGGCGAGATCGTCGGCCTGATCGGCCCCAACGGCGCCGGCAAGTCCACCACCTTCAATCTGATCACCGGCGTGCTGAGCCTGACCTCGGGCCGCGTGCAGTTCCGCGGCGAGGCGGTCGGCGGCCTGGCCTCGCGCCTGATCGCCCGGCGCGGCATGTCGCGCACCTTCCAGCATGTGAAGATGATTGCCGACATGACGGTGCTGGAGAACGTTGCCCTGGGTGGCTATCTGCGCAGCCACAGCGGTGCCCTGCGCGCGATGCTGCGGCTGGACCGCGCCGAGGAGAAGCGCCTGTTCGCCGAGGCCGAGCGCCAGCTGCAGCGCATCGGCATGGCCGGGCAGATGCACGAGCTGGCCGGTAATCTGGCCCTGGGCCCGCAGCGGCTGATGGAGATCGCTCGGGCGCTGTGCACCGACCCGGCCCTGCTGCTGCTCGACGAGCCCGCCGCCGGCCTGCGCCACAAGGAGAAGCAGGCGCTGGCCGAGGTGCTGCGCCAGCTCAAGGGCGAGGGCATGAGCATTCTGCTGGTCGAACACGATATGGACTTCGTGATGGGCCTGACCGACCGCCTGGTGGTGATGGAGTTCGGCACCAAGCTGATCGAGGGCACGCCGGCCGATGTGCAGGCCAGCCCCGAAGTGCGCGCCGCCTATCTCGGAACGGAGCACTGAAGCATGACGATGCCACTTGATCACGATCTGCTGCTGAGCGTCAGCGATCTGCACGCCGGTTACGGCAAGGCCGAGGTGCTGTCCGGCCTGAACCTGCGCCTGCCCCGCGGCAGCGTGGTGACGGTGATTGGCCCCAACGGCGCCGGCAAGTCCACTACCTTGAATGCCTTGATGGGCGTGCTGCCGGCCAAGGGCCAGGTCTTGTTCGACGGCGAGGACATCGCCTCGCTGAGCCTGGAGGAGCGTGTCATGAAGGGCCTGGCCCTGGTGCCCGAGAAGCGCGAGCTGTTCTCGACCATGAGCGTCGAAGACAACCTGGTACTGGGCGGCTTCAGGCCCATGCGCCTGGGCCTGCGCGACTGGCGCGGCGGGCTGGACAAGGTGTTCGAGCTGTTCCCTCGGCTGAAGGAACGCCGCACCCAGCTGGCCGGTACGCTGTCGGGCGGCGAGCGCCAGATGCTGGCCGTGGGCCGCGCGCTGATGAGCCAGCCCAAGGTGCTGATGCTGGACGAACCCAGCCTGGGCCTGGCGCCGCTGATCGTCAAGGAGGTGTTCCGCATCGTCCAGCGCCTGCGCGACAGCGGGGTGTCCATCCTGCTGATCGAGCAGAACGCCCGCGCCGCGCTCGAAGTCGCCGACTACGGCTATGTGCTGGAGACCGGCGAGATTGCGCTGGAAGGCCAGGCCGCCGATCTTGCCCGCGACCCGCGCGTGATCGAGACCTATCTCGGCGCAGCCAAGAAGGCGGCGCAAGCCGACTGAGATGGGCCGCGAAGCGCAATGCCCGTGCCAGGTCGGCGAGCAGAGCGCCGAGGTCAAGGTCTTGCTGGAGAGCGATGCGCTGCTGCTGCGCGGCGGCTTCAAGCGCCGCTATTCTCTGGCCGAGCTGAGCGGCCTGCGCGTCGAGGGTGAGCGCCTGTGCTTCGAGGCGGCCGGCGAGCAGGTCGCGCTGGAGCTGGGCGCCAAACCGGCGGCCAGCTGGCTGAAGAAGATCGCCACCCCGCCGCCGACCTTGGCCGACAAGCTGGGTTTGAGCGCGGAGCACAAAGGCCTTGTCATCGGCGCGCTCGATGAGCCGGCTCTGCTGAAGGCCTTGGAAGGCGCCCGCACCGAGCGGCCGGCCGAGGCCCACATTGCACTGGCCGTGGTGAGCAGCGAGGCCCAGCTGCTAGCCGCCATCGCCGCCCATGCCGGATGGCCGAATGCCCGCCACCTGTGGGTCATCCACCCCAAGGGCTCCAAGGCCAGTCTCACAGATGCCACGGTGCGTCGGCTGATGACCGAGGCAGCCTATGTGGACAGCAAGACCAGCGCCGTCTCGGCCGCGCTGACGGCCACGCGGTACGGCCGGCGCTGAGCGCGGCCGCCGGGTTTACGCCGGCCTGGCCAGCAGGCCAAGCTCCTAGAATCGACATCTCAAACGAGAGAATCCGGTGGTCCAGGCCGCCGTTGCGAGGGGCAGGTCAATCGATGTGCTGCGACAACTGGCTTGACACGCTCGGCCTCGGGGGCTGCCTGCCATGGCTGCTGGCCCTGCTGTTGCTGCAAAGCCTGCTGATCTTTGGCCTGGCGCGCAGCATGCTGGGCCGACGCCGGGCGCTGCAGGCCTTGGCCGAGGAGCGCGCGCTGCTGGAACAGCATGTGCACGAGCGCACCCTGGCCTTGGAGGCCGCCAATGCCCAGCTGGCGACCTTGAGTTTCACCGATGGCCTGACCCAGCTGCCCAACCGCCGCCGCTTCGACGAGACCCTGGCGGCCGAGTTCGCGCGCCACCGGCGCTCGGGCAGCCAGCTGTCGCTGATCATGCTGGACATCGATCACTTCAAGGCCTTCAATGACACCTATGGCCATGTGGCCGGTGACGAGTGCCTGCGCCAGGTCGGTGCGGCGATCGCCAGGCAGGTCAGCCGCAGCAGCGACCTGGCGGCACGCATCGGCGGCGAAGAGTTCGCCGTGATACTGCCCGAGACCGAGGCGCCTGGCGCCGCCCAGCTGGCCGAGCGCCTGCGGGCCGGTATCGAGGCCCTGCAGATTCCCCACGCGAACTCGCTGGTGGCGCCTGTTCTGACGGTGAGCCTGGGTGTGGTCACCGTGCTGCCGGCCAAGCTCAGCAATGCGCTGGAGGCCTTGAGCCTGGCCGACGCGCTGCTCTACCAGGCAAAAAGCGGCGTGCGCAACCGGGTGGTTGCGCACGCGCTTGAGTAATCAGCGGCCACCCTCGATGAAACAACGCAGCGGCGCCGGCTGCAGCGGCTCGCGCAGGCCGCGGCCTGCGGCCATGGGCCAGCCCAGCACATCTTGCGTGATGGGCCCGCAGATGCGGCCCTGGCAGGCGCCCATGCCGCAGCGCGTCTGCAGCTTGGCCTCGCGCCAGTCGGGCCAGGCCTTCAGCTCGCCCAGGGCCACGTCTTCGCAACGGCAGATCAGGGTCTTGGCATCGGCCAGCTTCAGCAGTTCGGGGCGCAGCGCGAAGTGCCGGGCCAGCAGGGTGCCGAAGGCCAGCGCGCGGGCGTGGCGCCTGGCGAGCGGGGCCAGGTCTTGATCCAGCATTGCCTTTGCGGCCAGTTCGCCTTCCAGCAAGGCCTTGTCGACCCCGCCAATGCCGGTGCATTCGCCGGCGGCAAAGACCTGGGGCAGGGAGGTCTGTAGCCTGTCGTCGACGCCGATGGCCCCGTCGTCGATCCGGCAGCCCAGCAGCTCGGCCAGCTCGGTGTTGGGCAAGAGGCCGAAGCCCAGGCCCAGCGCATCACAGGGCAGCTCCCATTCGCGCTGGCCATCGGTCAGCACGACGGCGCGCAGCTGGCAATCGTCAGCAGTGCCGAGCGCACGAACCGGCCAGCAGCCGGTGCGGTAGGCCATGCCCTTGAGCCGCCAGCGCAGGCCCAATGCCTGGAGTAGTTTGGCCGATGGCAGGCCGGCGGCGAAGGCACTCAGTGATTTGAACGAGGCCTGCTCGGCCACGCAGCTGATCTGGGCGCCCGCCGCTCGCAAGGTGTCGGCCGAGGCCAGCAGCAGCGGGCCCGAGCCGGCCAGCACGACGCGCTGGCCTTTGATGGGCCAGCCGCCCTTGACCAGGGCCTGCAGGCCGCCGGCGCCGGTGACGCCGGCCAGGGTCCAGCCAGGGAAGGGGATGAAGCGTTCGCGCGCCCCCAGGGCCAGCAGCAGCTGTGTGGCACTGACGCGCAGCGAGCCGCCGGCTTGGCTGTCGTGCAAGAGCAATTGCAGCGGGCCCTCGGCGGCAACCACCGCGTGGCCCGGCAGATGGGTCAACAGCGGATCGGCCAGCAGCCTGTCCAGCGCTAGCGCCCAGCCACGACCCAGGGCACTGCCATGCCGGGCCGGGCCGCCGCGCCAGATCTGGCCGCCGGGCCGGGCCTGGTTGTCGACCCAGATCACCCGCTGTTGCGCGGCCAGCAGGGTGCGCACGGCGGCGATGCCGGCCGGGCCGCCGCCGACGACGATCTGGTCGGCCTGTAGTGCCGTGCTCATGTCGAAGTCTCCACCCGCATGCCCTCGGCAACGAGGGTCATGCAGGCCAGGCGCTGCGGCTGGCCGTTGATGGTGACCCGGCACTCCTGGCACAGGCCCATGCCGCAAAAAGCGGCGCGCGGCTGGCCGCCGATTGAGACGCGGGTGGCCGTGAGGCCGGCCTGAGCCAAGGCTGCGGCGACGGTGATGCCCTCGGCCACCTCGCAGGCCTTGCCATTGATGTGCAAACACGTCATGAGGCAAATCTCGCAGGCGAAAAAGGCTTCGGGTCCAGCGTTGGCGCCTGGCCCAGGCTCAGCTCGGCCAGCAGCTCGGCGCTGGCCAGCGAGGTAGTGATGCCCAGGCCCTCGTGGCCGGTGGCCAGCCAGACGCGCGGCAGCGTCGGATGGGCACCGATCAGCGGTTGGCCATCGCTGCTCGCCGGGCGTATGCCGGTCCAGCAGCGCAGCAGGCTGAGTTCGGCCAGGCCCGGCAGATAGCCGGTGGCGCATTGCAGCATCTGGCGCAGCATGGGCAGGTCCAGCGCCCGGTCTTCGCGGCCGACCTGGCGCGACGAGCCTATCAGCAGCTGGCCGCCGGGGCGGGGCTGGACGTTGAACGACACCGTGTCCTCATCGACCAGATGGGCCTTCTTGATATAGCCCAGCTCGACCAGCTGGTGCTTGACCAGATCGGGATGGCGCTGGGTGATGGCCAACTGGCCCTTCTTGGGCAAGAGGCAGCCGGGCGGCAGAAAGCGCTGGCTTGCCAGGCCGGCGCAGAGCACGACCAGAGCGCCCCAGAGCTGGCGGCCATCGGACAGGCGTACGCCGGCGCCGTCCAGCGCGACGACCTCGCCGCGTATCAGCCCGGCCCGCGCCTCCTCGAGCCAACGCTGGGTCACCTTGGGCGGATAGACGCGTGCATCACCGGGCACCCGCAGCGCGCCGGCCAGGCCTGGGCGCAGCATCGGTTCGAGCCTTGACAGTGCCGGGGCATCGAGCAGCTCGGCCTTCAATCCGCGTGCCGTCAGCCAGGCCTGCTTGCGCGCTGCGAGCGCCATCTCTTCATCATCGGCGGCCACCCACAGCGTGCCGCAGGCCTGATGCTCGGCCTGGGCGGCATGGTCGCGGGATTCGTCCAGCCAGTCCTGCCACAGCCCCACCGAACGCCGCGACAGCGCAAACTCGGCCTCGTCGGCACTGCCCTCGGCATCGACCACCAGCAGATGGCCCATGGACGCCGCCGTCGCGCCGCCGCCCACCGCCGCCGGCTCGACCACAGCGACCGACAGGCCCTGGCGCGCGTAGGCACGCGCGCAGGCGGCACCGATGATGCCGGCGCCGATGACGATCACATCGGCGGTTCTCATCGTCGCGCCGTCAGGACGACGATGTGATGCCCCAGGCGAACGGGTCGCCGGGCTGGAACACCAGGGTGGCGTCCATGTTGACGAAGGCCCGGCCCTGGATGGTAGGCAAGACATGGCCCTCGGGCAGGGCGGCGCTGCGCTCGAAGCTGCCGGTGAAGACGCTGCCGATCACGCTCTCCTGCTGCCACAACGCACCGGGCTGCAGCTTGCCGTCGGCCGCCACGCAGGCCAGCTTGGCGCTGGTGCCGGTGCCGCAGGGCGAGCGGTCATAGGCCTTGCCGGGGCACAGCACGAAGTTGCGCGCATCGTTGGCCGGGTCCAGCGCCGGCCCCACCAGCTCGATGTGGTCGATCTCGGCGCCGCCGGCCCCGGTCACTCCCTGCTCGGGCAGGACCTGGCGGATGCGCCAGCTCAGGTCGGTCAGCGCGTCGATATGGGCTCGGTCCAGCGTCAGGCCATGGTCCTCGCACAGAAAGAACCAGTTGCCGCCCCATGCCACGTCGCCGTGGACCAAGCCGTGGCCCGGCACCTGCACGGCGGCCTTGCGGGCATGGCGGTACGAGGGCACGTTGGCGACGCTGACACGGCCGTCTTCGTGCAGGGTGGCGCTGACCCGG
It contains:
- a CDS encoding FAD-dependent oxidoreductase, with the translated sequence MSTALQADQIVVGGGPAGIAAVRTLLAAQQRVIWVDNQARPGGQIWRGGPARHGSALGRGWALALDRLLADPLLTHLPGHAVVAAEGPLQLLLHDSQAGGSLRVSATQLLLALGARERFIPFPGWTLAGVTGAGGLQALVKGGWPIKGQRVVLAGSGPLLLASADTLRAAGAQISCVAEQASFKSLSAFAAGLPSAKLLQALGLRWRLKGMAYRTGCWPVRALGTADDCQLRAVVLTDGQREWELPCDALGLGFGLLPNTELAELLGCRIDDGAIGVDDRLQTSLPQVFAAGECTGIGGVDKALLEGELAAKAMLDQDLAPLARRHARALAFGTLLARHFALRPELLKLADAKTLICRCEDVALGELKAWPDWREAKLQTRCGMGACQGRICGPITQDVLGWPMAAGRGLREPLQPAPLRCFIEGGR
- a CDS encoding (2Fe-2S)-binding protein, coding for MTCLHINGKACEVAEGITVAAALAQAGLTATRVSIGGQPRAAFCGMGLCQECRVTINGQPQRLACMTLVAEGMRVETST
- a CDS encoding ABC transporter ATP-binding protein, with the translated sequence MTMPLDHDLLLSVSDLHAGYGKAEVLSGLNLRLPRGSVVTVIGPNGAGKSTTLNALMGVLPAKGQVLFDGEDIASLSLEERVMKGLALVPEKRELFSTMSVEDNLVLGGFRPMRLGLRDWRGGLDKVFELFPRLKERRTQLAGTLSGGERQMLAVGRALMSQPKVLMLDEPSLGLAPLIVKEVFRIVQRLRDSGVSILLIEQNARAALEVADYGYVLETGEIALEGQAADLARDPRVIETYLGAAKKAAQAD
- a CDS encoding FAD-dependent oxidoreductase, translating into MRTADVIVIGAGIIGAACARAYARQGLSVAVVEPAAVGGGATAASMGHLLVVDAEGSADEAEFALSRRSVGLWQDWLDESRDHAAQAEHQACGTLWVAADDEEMALAARKQAWLTARGLKAELLDAPALSRLEPMLRPGLAGALRVPGDARVYPPKVTQRWLEEARAGLIRGEVVALDGAGVRLSDGRQLWGALVVLCAGLASQRFLPPGCLLPKKGQLAITQRHPDLVKHQLVELGYIKKAHLVDEDTVSFNVQPRPGGQLLIGSSRQVGREDRALDLPMLRQMLQCATGYLPGLAELSLLRCWTGIRPASSDGQPLIGAHPTLPRVWLATGHEGLGITTSLASAELLAELSLGQAPTLDPKPFSPARFAS
- a CDS encoding 4-hydroxyproline epimerase, whose translation is MRFIDSHTGGEPTRILITGGPDLGRGSMAERLAIFREQHDGWRSAIVNEPRGSDVLVGALLCEPVAADSACGVIFFNNVGFLGMCGHGTIGLVATLAYLGRIAPGQHLIETPVGRVSATLHEDGRVSVANVPSYRHARKAAVQVPGHGLVHGDVAWGGNWFFLCEDHGLTLDRAHIDALTDLSWRIRQVLPEQGVTGAGGAEIDHIELVGPALDPANDARNFVLCPGKAYDRSPCGTGTSAKLACVAADGKLQPGALWQQESVIGSVFTGSFERSAALPEGHVLPTIQGRAFVNMDATLVFQPGDPFAWGITSSS
- a CDS encoding GGDEF domain-containing protein translates to MCCDNWLDTLGLGGCLPWLLALLLLQSLLIFGLARSMLGRRRALQALAEERALLEQHVHERTLALEAANAQLATLSFTDGLTQLPNRRRFDETLAAEFARHRRSGSQLSLIMLDIDHFKAFNDTYGHVAGDECLRQVGAAIARQVSRSSDLAARIGGEEFAVILPETEAPGAAQLAERLRAGIEALQIPHANSLVAPVLTVSLGVVTVLPAKLSNALEALSLADALLYQAKSGVRNRVVAHALE
- a CDS encoding branched-chain amino acid ABC transporter ATP-binding protein/permease, with amino-acid sequence MLSTRKIFPLATLALLALLPQLPVPEFWITQLNYIGLYAMVSLGLVLLTGIGGLTSFGQAAFVGVGAYTTAVLSTRFGISPWVALGVGIVLTVAVALVLAWLTLRMSGHYLPLATIAWGLSLNYLMGNMEFLGKYDGIQGIPALEIFGISLNAGRSIYYLIWAFAVLAAVGVSHLLDSRPGRAIRALNGGVTMAEAMGVSTFRYKVVIFVLAAILAAVSGWLYAHFQRSVNPSPFGIKLGIEYLFMAVIGGVGGVWGAFTGAAVVKIVEDQLQTILPKLMGASGNFEIIVFGVALVLVLQYAPKGLWPAIARWFPAGPRPRDWGDAPPLESRSKPAHGELLLDVNKVRKEFGGLVAVNDVSFQIRAGEIVGLIGPNGAGKSTTFNLITGVLSLTSGRVQFRGEAVGGLASRLIARRGMSRTFQHVKMIADMTVLENVALGGYLRSHSGALRAMLRLDRAEEKRLFAEAERQLQRIGMAGQMHELAGNLALGPQRLMEIARALCTDPALLLLDEPAAGLRHKEKQALAEVLRQLKGEGMSILLVEHDMDFVMGLTDRLVVMEFGTKLIEGTPADVQASPEVRAAYLGTEH